From Pseudonocardia autotrophica, one genomic window encodes:
- a CDS encoding hydroxyacid-oxoacid transhydrogenase encodes MTIPSVDLTEETIFTWGAPPLKFGAGAIDEIGFEMTGYDASRVLIVTDPGVRALGIPERIAESLQRYRISSEIFDGVHVEPTDDSMIKATEYARAQGPWDGFVAVGGGSAIDTAKAINLLTSGPGELMDYINKPIGNAKVPEGPLKPLIAVPTTAGTGSESTAMCVLDILSMKVKTGISHWRLRPTLAVIDPLLTMSLPPEVTAASGMDIVCHAVESYTARWYSTFDRKKPEERVTYCGSNPVSDLWCEKAMTLLARSFRTAVHHGAQDVEARSDMMMAATFAGMGFGNSGVHIPHANAYPIAGMVRDFRPSGFPQDEPMVPHGMSVSLTAPEAFRFSFSSAPERHLKAAELMDPRAERRNDEREQLPGVLIDLMRDIGIPNGIGGVGYTEADVPDLVPGTMKQQRLLATCPRTPTEDDIAAILTRSVENW; translated from the coding sequence ATGACGATCCCGTCCGTCGACCTGACCGAGGAGACGATCTTCACCTGGGGCGCGCCGCCCCTGAAGTTCGGCGCCGGAGCGATCGACGAGATCGGCTTCGAGATGACCGGGTACGACGCGAGCCGGGTCCTGATCGTCACCGACCCCGGGGTGCGCGCGCTGGGGATCCCGGAGCGGATCGCCGAGTCGCTGCAGCGCTACCGGATCTCCAGCGAGATCTTCGACGGCGTGCACGTCGAGCCGACCGACGACTCGATGATCAAGGCCACCGAGTACGCGCGGGCCCAGGGCCCGTGGGACGGCTTCGTCGCGGTCGGCGGTGGCTCCGCGATCGACACCGCGAAGGCGATCAACCTGCTGACCAGCGGCCCCGGCGAGCTGATGGACTACATCAACAAGCCGATCGGCAACGCGAAGGTGCCCGAAGGGCCGCTCAAGCCGCTGATCGCCGTCCCGACCACGGCCGGCACCGGCTCGGAGTCGACCGCGATGTGCGTGCTGGACATCCTGTCGATGAAGGTGAAGACCGGGATCAGCCACTGGCGGCTGCGCCCGACGCTGGCCGTGATCGACCCGCTGCTCACGATGTCGCTGCCGCCGGAGGTGACCGCGGCGTCCGGGATGGACATCGTGTGCCACGCGGTGGAGTCCTACACCGCCCGCTGGTACAGCACGTTCGACCGCAAGAAGCCGGAGGAGCGGGTCACCTACTGCGGCTCGAACCCGGTGTCGGACCTGTGGTGCGAGAAGGCCATGACGCTGCTGGCGCGCTCGTTCCGCACGGCCGTGCACCACGGCGCGCAGGACGTCGAGGCGCGCTCGGACATGATGATGGCCGCGACCTTCGCCGGGATGGGCTTCGGCAACTCCGGGGTGCACATCCCGCACGCGAACGCCTATCCGATCGCCGGGATGGTGCGCGACTTCCGGCCGTCCGGCTTCCCGCAGGACGAGCCGATGGTGCCGCACGGCATGTCGGTCTCGCTGACGGCGCCGGAGGCCTTCCGGTTCTCCTTCTCCTCGGCCCCGGAGCGGCACCTGAAGGCGGCCGAGCTGATGGACCCGCGGGCCGAGCGGCGCAACGACGAGCGCGAGCAGCTGCCCGGGGTGCTGATCGACCTGATGCGCGACATCGGAATCCCGAACGGGATCGGCGGCGTCGGCTACACCGAGGCGGACGTGCCCGACCTGGTGCCCGGCACGATGAAGCAGCAGCGACTGCTCGCCACCTGCCCGCGCACCCCCACCGAGGACGACATCGCCGCCATCCTCACCCGCTCGGTCGAGAACTGGTGA
- a CDS encoding TetR/AcrR family transcriptional regulator: MTDATVPGVVSPGSGASSVAEPAAADAAPVGRVQRKRDRRIRQILTAAAELVGERGYEAVSLEEVAERLDVTKGSLYHYFSGKDALVTAAIETLGDDWTARLEGLPAGREGTAERRLRALLGEHVRIAVREYPAALRLFLVPSTWPADQRTRIKELRRRHDAVFRAVLNEGVAGGEFSVVSVDATLQCLHASMSQAPEWVGGLRRAEQERVLDDLVETLMKLVAR; the protein is encoded by the coding sequence ATGACGGACGCGACCGTTCCGGGTGTGGTGTCCCCGGGCTCGGGGGCCTCGTCGGTCGCCGAGCCGGCAGCAGCGGACGCCGCGCCGGTCGGGCGGGTGCAACGCAAGCGGGACAGGCGGATCCGGCAGATCCTCACCGCCGCGGCGGAGCTCGTCGGGGAACGCGGGTACGAGGCCGTCAGCCTGGAGGAGGTCGCCGAGCGGCTCGACGTCACCAAGGGCTCGCTCTACCACTACTTCTCCGGGAAGGACGCCCTGGTCACCGCGGCCATCGAGACCCTCGGTGACGACTGGACGGCCCGGCTGGAGGGGCTACCCGCCGGCCGGGAGGGGACGGCGGAGCGGCGGCTGCGGGCGCTGCTGGGTGAGCACGTGCGGATCGCGGTCCGCGAGTACCCGGCCGCCCTGAGGCTCTTCCTGGTGCCCAGCACCTGGCCCGCCGACCAGCGCACCCGGATCAAAGAGTTGCGCCGCAGACACGACGCGGTCTTCCGCGCGGTCCTGAACGAGGGCGTCGCAGGCGGGGAGTTCTCGGTCGTCTCGGTGGACGCGACCCTGCAGTGCCTGCACGCGTCGATGAGCCAGGCGCCGGAGTGGGTGGGCGGGCTGCGGCGCGCGGAGCAGGAGCGGGTGCTCGACGACCTCGTCGAGACGCTGATGAAGCTCGTCGCGCGCTGA
- a CDS encoding acyl-CoA dehydrogenase family protein, translated as MDLAPTDTQQAYRERARRFAETELLPGYAGRERAGRIGPELRREMGHRGLIGPQLPESLGGGGTDRLTTGLVLEEIGRGDINVGYLPVVGALAGQILARAGDPELARHWVPRICSGEDVVGIGLTEPHAGSDAGAPRLTATRTGSDWVLDGVKSLSFAADAAAVVVFARTSADAGRGRGISAFLVPLDAPGVTIETYPDSGTRAVGRGAAHLDGVRVPADHLIGQEGEGFGQVMAGFDFSRALIGLQCVGCAQQTVDETWEYVSSRSAFDRPLSVNQGVAFPLAEADTLLAAARALCHRTLWLADSGAPHTAEAAMCKWWAPKTAHDAVTQCLLLHGQYGYRTELPIEQRMRDVLGLQIGDGTAQIMKLVIARRRLGRELAP; from the coding sequence GTGGACCTCGCCCCCACCGACACCCAGCAGGCGTACCGCGAGCGCGCCCGCAGGTTCGCCGAGACGGAGCTGCTGCCCGGCTACGCCGGCCGCGAGCGCGCCGGGCGCATCGGGCCGGAGCTGCGCCGCGAGATGGGCCACCGCGGCCTCATCGGGCCCCAGCTGCCGGAATCCCTCGGTGGCGGTGGTACCGACCGGCTCACCACCGGCCTCGTCCTGGAGGAGATCGGGCGCGGCGACATCAACGTCGGCTATCTGCCGGTCGTCGGGGCGCTGGCGGGACAGATCCTGGCCCGCGCCGGCGACCCCGAGCTGGCCAGGCACTGGGTTCCCCGGATCTGCTCCGGCGAGGACGTCGTCGGGATCGGGCTGACCGAGCCGCACGCCGGGTCCGACGCCGGAGCCCCCCGGCTGACCGCCACCCGCACCGGTTCCGACTGGGTGCTCGACGGGGTCAAGTCCCTCTCCTTCGCCGCCGATGCCGCGGCGGTGGTGGTGTTCGCCCGCACCAGCGCGGACGCCGGGCGCGGGCGTGGGATCAGCGCGTTCCTCGTCCCGCTCGACGCGCCGGGCGTCACGATCGAGACCTATCCCGACTCCGGGACCCGCGCGGTCGGGCGCGGCGCCGCGCATCTCGACGGTGTCCGGGTCCCCGCCGACCACCTCATCGGCCAGGAGGGCGAGGGGTTCGGCCAGGTCATGGCCGGGTTCGACTTCTCCCGCGCGCTGATCGGGCTGCAGTGCGTCGGCTGCGCCCAGCAGACCGTCGACGAGACCTGGGAGTACGTGTCCTCCCGCTCGGCCTTCGACCGCCCGCTCTCGGTCAACCAGGGCGTCGCGTTCCCCCTGGCCGAGGCCGACACGCTGCTCGCCGCTGCCCGCGCGCTGTGCCACCGCACGCTGTGGCTGGCCGACTCCGGCGCACCGCACACCGCCGAGGCCGCGATGTGCAAGTGGTGGGCCCCGAAGACCGCGCACGACGCGGTGACGCAGTGCCTGTTGCTGCACGGCCAGTACGGCTACCGCACCGAACTGCCGATCGAGCAGCGCATGCGCGACGTGCTCGGCCTGCAGATCGGCGACGGCACCGCCCAGATCATGAAGCTCGTCATCGCCCGCCGCCGGCTGGGCCGCGAGCTCGCCCCCTGA